From the Scylla paramamosain isolate STU-SP2022 chromosome 15, ASM3559412v1, whole genome shotgun sequence genome, one window contains:
- the LOC135107658 gene encoding 7SK snRNA methylphosphate capping enzyme-like isoform X4, with protein sequence MSSELGVERPTSLSLSEAQSVERRVHFDEVERPRLVTARQHSTPSTSSPRKARPDPDFKPKRKRSMSFSSPGEHRFGNKWRHKRVRVLPSKFLLGGSITDPLNLGSLDKEEATQAPGETSTAAGGGAAMSKRSAAVRVIIPPNINDPLNLDASSDNEDLHTDALQRQLRRRRRRKRKRRLSEPVDGHIGQEGEEAVGMEEVQEGGSSPSRPDQVTLKPLTINTDLVSPPGAAEGRRESSGGQPVTPTGTKPGGNSSAMQRPPFKKQRHKSDNKIVSPVIPQPGGERKRHPSHPRHHTERPHLSQQNLQPPRSYNPKSELFQFGNYNKYYGYRNPDQTPDVRLEYLKREWFDGCDVLDIGCNIGHVTLTVARDFNPKRVVGIDIDKKLVNIAQKNIKHYLRKGDAEEANFPKSMRLLYGPLRPPVQADGFRSFPHNVKFVHGNYVLESDELLETVRPEFDLVLCLSITKWIHLNWGDAGLKRFFRRIFYNLRPGGRLVLEPQAWPSYNKRRKLTKRIFDNYKSICLFPDKFNDFLLHEVGFSTSEKLVTPNHTARGFQRPIIIYTKAGGSTKSSPVAESSTAVAAPTTAMITTSSAIGDDDVFSTEVVEHSKESSQKKGDKRRRDSEEAEESPPIKEAQRHQQQQQQHKDSSSCPSQQPQTRVHNCDKAPIPCTSCPTSEKVAHVCDSSINNDELVLRVGDKTASYTSTTLSSPHILIPSDSPITKTCTSSIITTGTTTVPNLSTNISAPNTTKHSSNTPSLSASQEREDAASSGVISPKPAVTPDSNCNKTLAVEINETNENREEHKDSIKVERGADLSTLSIPTTLNQHCGREGTLGQAKRKLPGCEDKEEATKRVRLGNT encoded by the exons ATGTCTTCAGAACTGGGTGTTGAGCGGCCCACCAGCCTGTCCCTGTCAGAGGCTCAGAGTGTGGAGCGGCGGGTGCACTTCGATGAGGTAGAACGACCACGCCTTGTTACTGCTCGGCAACACTCCACCCCATCTACATCCAGTCCGAG GAAGGCACGGCCAGACCCAGACTTCAAGCCCAAGAGGAAGCGGTCCATGAGCTTCTCATCACCAGGGGAACACCGGTTTGGTAACAAATGGCGGCACAAGCGTGTGCGGGTGCTGCCTTCCAAGTTCCTCCTGGGTGGAAGCATCACTGACCCACTCAACTTAGGCTCCCTTGATAAAGAGGAGGCAACACA GGCTCCAGGAGAGACTTCCACTGCTGCAGGTGGAGGTGCGGCCATGTCAAAGAGATCAGCTGCTGTGCGAGTGATCATCCCACCTAACATCAACGATCCGCTAAACCTGGATGCTTCATCAGACAATGAAGACTTGCACACTGATGCACTCCAGAGGCAgctgaggcggcggcggcgaagg AAGAGGAAGCGCCGGTTGTCTGAGCCAGTGGATGGACATATTGGccaggagggagaagaagcagTAGGAATGGAGGAAGTTCAAGAAGGAGGAAGCTCCCCCAGTCGACCAGATCAAGTGACTCTTAAGCCTCTGACCATTAACACAGATCTTGTGAGCCCCCCAGGGGCCGCAGAGGGCCGTAG ggAGAGTAGTGGAGGTCAGCCAGTGACCCCAACAGGAACGAAACCAGGTGGCAACAGCAGTGCCATGCAGCGGCCACCTTTCAAGAAACAGCGACACAAGTCTGACAACAAGATAGTGAGCCCGGTGATCCCACAGCCAGGTGGGGAACGTAAACGGCACCCCAGCCATCCAAGGCACCACACTGAGCGGCCGCACCTCTCCCAGCAAAACCTTCAGCCACCACGTAGCTATAACCCGAAGAGTGAACTTTTCCAGTTTGGCAATTACAATAAGTACTATGGGTACCGCAACCCTGACCAGACCCCAGACGTAAGGCTGGAGTACCTGAAACGGGAATGGTTTGATGGCTGTGATGTGTTGGACATTGGTTGTAATATTGGCCATGTGACATTGACAGTGGCCCGAGACTTTAATCCTAAACGTGTGGTGGGAATCGACATTGATAAGAAGCTGGTCAATATTGCACAGAAAAACATCAAACATTACCTACGGAAAGGTGATGCAGAGGAGGCTAACTTTCCCAAGTCTATGCGTCTCCTCTATGGTCCACTCAGGCCCCCAGTACAGGCCGATGGATTTAGGTCCTTTCCACACAATGTAAAGTTTGTCCAC GGCAACTATGTGCTGGAGTCTGATGAGCTGCTGGAGACAGTTCGCCCAGAGTTTGATTTAGTGCTGTGCCTGAGCATCACTAAATGGATCCACCTTAACTGGGGGGATGCTGGCCTCAAACGCTTCTTCCGGCGCATCTTCTATAACTTGCGTCCTGGTGGGCGGCTGGTCTTAGAACCTCAAGCTTGGCCATCCTACAACAAACGTAGAAAGCTCACG AAACGCATCTTCGATAATTATAAGAGCATCTGCCTGTTCCCTGATAAGTTCAATGATTTCCTGCTTCATGAGGTGGGCTTCAGCACCAGTGAGAAACTGGTAACACCAAACCACACCGCCCGAGGTTTCCAGCGACCAATCATCATCTACACGAAG GCAGGTGGTAGCACCAAGTCCAGCCCAGTGGCAGAGAGCAGCACTGCTGTTGCTGCCCCTACTACTGCCATGATCACCACTAGTAGTGCCATCGGAGATGACGATGTCTTCAGCACTGAAGTGGTTGAACACAGCAAGGAATCCAGccagaagaaaggagataaaaggcgGAGAGATAgtgaggaagcagaggaatcacCTCCCATCAAAGAAGCTCAAagacatcaacagcagcagcagcagcacaaggaCTCTAGTTCTTGTCCTTCACAACAGCCTCAAACTAGAGTACACAATTGTGACAAAGCACCAATCCCTTGCACTTCTTGCCCAACCTCAGAGAAGGTGGCACATGTCTGTGATAGTAGTATTAATAATGATGAACTAGTTCTCAGGGTTGGGGATAAGACAGCATCCTACACCTCTaccaccctctcttccccccacaTCCTTATTCCTTCTGACAGTCCCATTACTAAAACTTGTACTTCTAGTATTATTAcaactggtactactactgtacCCAACTTAAGTACTAACATCTCTGCTCCAAACACCACCAAGCATTCCTCCAACACACCTTCTTTATCTGCTAGCCAGGAAAGAGAAGATGCAGCATCTTCAGGTGTCATATCTCCCAAGCCCGCTGTAACCCCAGACTCAAACTGCAACAAAACATTGGCTGTGGAAATAAATGAGACAAATGAGAACAGGGAGGAACACAAAGACAGCATAAAGGTAGAAAGAGGTGCAGATCTCTCCACTCTTTCCATTCCCACCACCCTAAATCAACATTGTGGTCGAGAAGGTACCCTCGGCCAGGCCAAGAGGAAGCTGCCAGGCTGTGAGGACAAAGAGGAAGCCACCAAAAGAGTCCGACTAGGAAACACCTGA